Proteins from a single region of Candidatus Eremiobacteraceae bacterium:
- a CDS encoding GTP-binding protein: MAKQKFERSKPHVNIGTIGHVDHGKTTLTAAITKVLAASGTGTKAL; encoded by the coding sequence ATGGCTAAGCAGAAGTTCGAGCGTTCGAAGCCGCACGTGAACATCGGCACGATCGGCCACGTGGACCACGGCAAGACGACGCTGACGGCGGCGATCACCAAGGTGCTGGCGGCATCGGGCACGGGCACCAAAGCCCT